A genomic stretch from Algoriphagus halophilus includes:
- the rffA gene encoding dTDP-4-amino-4,6-dideoxygalactose transaminase yields the protein MKPEIKIPFNKPFQSGKELTYIQDAIHRGKISGNGHYTQLCQEFFEKRYGFQKCLLTTSCTDALEMAALLCDIQPGDEVIVPSFTFVSTTNAFVLRGAKVVFVDSKSDHPNMDEKLIEELITTKTKAIVVVHYGGVPCEMDTILEIADRYHLLVIEDAAQGIDSFYQGKALGSMGHLGCMSFHETKNIQSGEGGMLMINDPSLIKRAEILWEKGTERVAFSRGEVQKYGWVDQGSSFLPSELTAAFLWAQLENLDVIQLRRKAIWEDYFGAFNREEVQSHVLAPKYLELIKTLNSSSSYLKFSANAHLFFLLFPSLATRSIYINSLRENGILAVFHYQSLHRSEFAKRHFPDQYQRDLPNSDYYSDCLLRLPLFYELPKLSKQFE from the coding sequence CTGAAACCTGAAATCAAAATCCCTTTCAACAAGCCATTTCAATCAGGAAAGGAACTGACGTATATACAAGATGCCATCCACCGGGGGAAAATCTCAGGGAATGGACATTACACCCAGTTATGTCAGGAGTTTTTTGAAAAACGATATGGGTTCCAAAAGTGCCTGTTGACCACTTCCTGTACCGATGCTTTGGAAATGGCAGCCTTGCTTTGTGATATCCAACCCGGAGATGAAGTCATTGTACCCAGCTTTACATTTGTGTCTACTACCAATGCGTTTGTATTGAGAGGAGCCAAGGTCGTCTTTGTGGACAGTAAATCTGATCATCCGAATATGGATGAAAAACTGATTGAAGAGCTTATTACCACTAAGACCAAAGCCATTGTGGTTGTTCATTATGGAGGAGTTCCCTGCGAAATGGATACCATCCTTGAAATTGCCGATCGATACCACCTATTGGTAATTGAAGATGCAGCACAGGGAATAGACAGTTTTTATCAGGGGAAAGCATTGGGAAGTATGGGGCATTTGGGATGCATGAGCTTTCATGAAACAAAAAATATCCAAAGTGGGGAAGGGGGAATGTTGATGATCAACGATCCTTCTTTGATAAAAAGAGCTGAAATCCTATGGGAAAAAGGAACAGAGAGAGTCGCTTTTTCAAGAGGGGAAGTTCAAAAATACGGGTGGGTAGATCAAGGAAGTTCATTTTTGCCTTCTGAACTTACTGCGGCATTCCTTTGGGCTCAGCTAGAAAACCTTGATGTAATCCAATTGAGAAGAAAAGCAATTTGGGAAGACTATTTTGGCGCTTTCAATCGGGAGGAAGTTCAATCGCATGTTTTGGCCCCCAAGTATTTGGAGCTTATCAAAACATTGAATTCTTCCTCTTCATATCTAAAATTCAGTGCGAATGCACACCTCTTCTTTCTACTTTTTCCATCCCTTGCCACAAGGTCAATTTATATCAATTCGCTCAGGGAAAATGGAATTCTCGCAGTATTTCATTACCAAAGCCTTCACAGATCAGAATTTGCTAAAAGGCATTTCCCCGATCAATATCAGCGGGATCTCCCCAATTCTGATTACTATTCCGATTGCCTATTACGTTTACCGCTTTTTTATGAGTTACCGAAGCTCAGTAAGCAGTTTGAATAG
- a CDS encoding GNAT family N-acetyltransferase → MKIQTLPFDSELFGYPVAKLEVQGDWNEFEFLKKAEEFNLVYLFSNDPLDTQDPRILYLNKKVVFKKDLKEKREIDHQVKRYTKTEVLPSLYSLAFQSGAYSRFHVDTRLKQQEFEKMYTAWMDRTLDEDEILVLNDWSGMVTYSVEGEEASIGLLAVANEKRGLGLGSALIHAVEEESLKSGAEFILIPTQDTNKAACQLYQKLGYAIVDETYVYHFKNREI, encoded by the coding sequence TTGAAAATACAGACACTTCCATTCGATTCAGAATTGTTTGGGTATCCCGTAGCAAAGCTAGAGGTACAGGGGGATTGGAATGAGTTTGAGTTTTTAAAAAAAGCAGAAGAATTCAATTTGGTTTACCTGTTTTCCAATGACCCTTTGGATACTCAAGACCCCAGGATTTTATATTTAAATAAGAAGGTGGTTTTCAAAAAAGACCTGAAAGAGAAGAGGGAAATAGATCATCAAGTGAAAAGGTATACCAAGACCGAGGTACTGCCTTCACTTTATTCATTGGCCTTTCAAAGTGGGGCATATTCTCGTTTTCATGTAGATACTAGATTAAAGCAGCAAGAATTTGAGAAAATGTATACTGCTTGGATGGATCGGACGCTGGATGAAGATGAAATTCTGGTTTTAAATGATTGGTCAGGCATGGTTACCTATTCGGTGGAAGGAGAAGAAGCAAGCATTGGGTTGTTGGCCGTTGCAAATGAAAAAAGAGGGCTGGGCTTAGGATCTGCTCTGATACATGCGGTGGAGGAAGAGTCCCTAAAATCTGGTGCAGAATTTATACTGATTCCTACTCAGGATACCAACAAAGCGGCATGCCAGCTCTATCAAAAATTGGGATACGCAATAGTGGATGAAACATATGTGTATCATTTTAAAAATCGGGAAATCTAA
- a CDS encoding glycosyltransferase family 2 protein yields the protein MRLSIVSPVYRAENTLEELVFRIKKAVPASELEIILVDDGSPDNSWVKIEELAATHPEIKGIKLSRNFGQHYAITAGLDASLGEWVVVMDCDLQDQPEEIPSFLDKALEGYDVVLGKRKNRRDGFLKRLSSKLFYRTLAWLTGSHQDERIANFGIYHRNVINEIIRMRESIRYFPTMVKWVGFRQTSMEVVHAKREEGTSNYSFSKLFNLALDIMLAYSDKPIRLTVKLGFGIAFSGFLFALFTFFKYLNGEIIVAGYASLIISIWVLTGFILITLGMVGLYVGKTFEGVKNRPVYIIEKQTRTK from the coding sequence GTGCGACTTTCCATTGTTTCTCCTGTTTACCGTGCCGAAAATACGCTTGAAGAACTGGTCTTCAGGATAAAAAAGGCAGTTCCGGCAAGTGAACTGGAAATCATTTTAGTGGATGACGGAAGTCCTGATAATTCTTGGGTCAAAATTGAAGAATTGGCAGCCACTCACCCAGAAATTAAGGGGATTAAGCTTTCCAGGAATTTTGGACAACATTATGCGATCACAGCTGGGCTGGATGCTTCCCTTGGAGAGTGGGTAGTAGTGATGGATTGTGATTTACAGGATCAACCCGAGGAAATACCTTCCTTTTTGGACAAAGCTTTGGAAGGCTATGACGTGGTTTTAGGGAAAAGAAAAAATAGGAGAGACGGATTCCTAAAACGACTCTCATCCAAATTGTTTTATAGAACGTTGGCATGGCTGACGGGCTCCCATCAGGACGAACGCATTGCTAATTTTGGAATCTACCATAGAAACGTAATCAATGAAATTATTCGGATGCGGGAAAGCATTCGATATTTTCCTACCATGGTTAAATGGGTGGGTTTTAGGCAAACCAGTATGGAAGTGGTCCATGCCAAACGAGAGGAAGGAACTAGTAATTACAGCTTTAGCAAGTTGTTTAATTTGGCCTTGGATATCATGTTAGCCTATTCGGATAAACCCATTCGACTTACCGTAAAACTTGGGTTTGGGATTGCGTTCTCTGGTTTTTTATTTGCGCTCTTTACCTTTTTCAAGTATCTCAATGGTGAAATCATAGTGGCAGGGTATGCCAGTTTGATTATTTCCATTTGGGTATTGACCGGGTTTATTTTGATTACCCTAGGTATGGTCGGACTGTACGTGGGGAAGACCTTTGAGGGAGTAAAGAACAGACCGGTTTATATCATAGAAAAGCAAACGAGGACTAAATAG
- a CDS encoding ABC transporter permease has product MNPKEHIKIIQPTSGWQLIDFKELWRYKDLLYFLTLRGIKARYAQSILGVAWAIIQPLFTTLVFTVVFGNLAKVDSDGIPYVLFSYLALWPWNYFSGTLTESANSLIQNANMITKVYFPRMVLPLSSILSKLLDFIIAFVVVIGMMIYFKVVPGWGLLVVPLLIIQLLMCSLGVGMTLSAMAVKYRDVKHALTFVVQLLLYAAPVVYSTNAVPETYQKYYILNPMVGVIEGFRAAFLNRPMPWEWIWPGSIVALVLFVFGMMYFRRMERIFADVA; this is encoded by the coding sequence TTGAATCCAAAAGAACATATTAAAATCATACAACCAACATCCGGCTGGCAGCTAATTGATTTCAAGGAACTCTGGAGATACAAGGATTTATTGTACTTTCTGACCTTACGGGGAATAAAGGCACGATATGCCCAATCCATTTTGGGAGTAGCTTGGGCGATTATACAACCCTTGTTTACCACGCTGGTATTTACGGTGGTATTCGGGAATTTAGCAAAAGTGGATTCAGATGGCATTCCCTATGTGCTGTTTTCTTATTTAGCCCTTTGGCCATGGAATTATTTTTCCGGTACCCTTACGGAGTCTGCCAATTCCCTGATCCAAAATGCCAACATGATTACGAAGGTTTATTTCCCCAGGATGGTGTTGCCACTTTCTTCCATACTTTCTAAACTATTAGATTTTATCATTGCATTTGTGGTGGTGATCGGGATGATGATTTATTTCAAAGTGGTTCCTGGATGGGGATTGCTGGTGGTTCCGCTATTAATTATTCAACTCCTGATGTGTAGTTTGGGGGTAGGGATGACCTTATCTGCCATGGCAGTGAAGTACAGAGATGTGAAGCATGCCTTAACTTTTGTTGTACAGCTATTGTTGTATGCTGCACCGGTGGTTTATAGTACAAATGCAGTTCCTGAAACTTACCAAAAGTATTACATCCTAAATCCCATGGTGGGAGTCATTGAAGGGTTCCGAGCAGCCTTTCTGAATCGTCCTATGCCTTGGGAATGGATCTGGCCAGGTAGTATAGTGGCATTGGTTCTATTTGTTTTTGGAATGATGTACTTCCGAAGGATGGAACGCATATTCGCAGATGTAGCTTAA
- a CDS encoding winged helix-turn-helix domain-containing protein yields MLESLVTSKTRIKLLLKFFAHANSGYLRSLAKEFDESTNSVRVELNRLTEAGLLVSEEEGKTKVYRANKQHPFFSEITNMVSKFLGLDDLMERIVKRMGEVEKAYIVGDYALGVDSGTVHMVLIGKNLDTDYLDFIREKTYEKVQRKVEVSILEDDPGDIQGILVYGK; encoded by the coding sequence TTGCTAGAATCGCTCGTTACATCTAAAACCCGCATCAAACTTTTGCTGAAGTTTTTTGCACATGCCAATTCCGGGTATTTGCGTTCCTTGGCAAAGGAGTTTGATGAATCCACCAACTCCGTTCGGGTTGAATTAAATCGATTAACAGAAGCCGGATTATTGGTTTCCGAGGAAGAAGGGAAAACCAAAGTATATCGTGCTAATAAGCAGCATCCATTCTTTTCTGAAATCACCAATATGGTATCCAAGTTTTTAGGGTTGGATGACCTAATGGAACGTATTGTGAAAAGAATGGGAGAGGTGGAGAAAGCCTATATCGTAGGTGATTATGCCTTGGGAGTTGATTCGGGAACCGTCCATATGGTCTTAATTGGTAAGAACTTAGACACTGATTATCTCGATTTTATTCGTGAAAAAACCTACGAGAAAGTTCAGCGAAAAGTGGAAGTATCCATATTGGAGGATGATCCTGGAGATATTCAGGGGATTTTGGTGTATGGAAAGTGA